ACCATCTATCTTTGCTCTTACAATATTTGTAGCAGTTATGGTTATAGCTTGTCCATGCTCTTTAGGGCTTGCTACACCTACAGCTATAATGGTAGGAACTGGAAGAGGAGCAGAATTAGGAGTACTTATTAAATCTGGAGAAGCTCTTGAAAAAGCTCATAAAGTTGATACAATAGTTTTTGATAAAACTGGAACACTTACTGTTGGAAAGCCAAAGGTTACAGATATAATAGTTTTTAATGAAATGAGTGAAGATGAGATTTTAAAAATATCTGGAGCACTGGAGGAGTATTCAGAACATCCATTAGGAGAAGCTATTGTAGAAGCTGGGAAAGAAAGAAAATTAGTATTTCCAAAAGTTAAAGATTTTAAATCTATAACAGGAAAGGGAGTATCTGGTGTTATAGATGAAAGAAAAATATATATAGGGAATATTAAACTTATGAAAGAGTTTGGTGTAGGATTAGGAGAGGAAAAAATCTTAGATGAATTGGCAACACAAGGAAAAACACCAATGTATTTAGCTATAGGTAATAAACTTGCTGGAGTAATAGCAGTAGCTGATATTTTAAAAGATGAGGCTATTGAAACAATAAAAGAGTTACAAAAAAGAGGTTACTATATTGGAATGATAACTGGAGATAATAAACTTACAGCTCAAGCTATTGGAAAACAAGTGGGAATAGATATAATCTTTGCTGAAGTAACTCCAGAAGAGAAGTATCTAAAGGTAAAAGAACTACAAGAGCAAGGAAAAAATGTAGCTATGGTAGGGGATGGAATAAATGATTCTCCAGCTCTAGTACAAGCTAATATAGGTATAGCTATAGGTGGAGGAACAGATATAGCTATGGAAAGTGCTGATATAGTTCTTATGAAGAGAAATTTAAAAGATGTATTAGTAGCTATGGATTTAAGTCATGCAGTAATAAAAAATATAAAAGAAAATCTATTCTGGGCTTTTATTTATAATACAATAGGAATACCAGTGGCAGCTGGTATATTATATCCTCTTACTGGGCATCTATTAAATCCTATGATAGCTGGAGCAGCTATGGCAATGAGTTCAGTTTCTGTTGTAACTAATGCACTTAGATTGAAGAAATTTAAAAAATAATTTTAAAAAATTAAAGGTATTGAGCAAATTTTTTATTTTAAATTTGCAACAATACCTTTTTTTAATGTATAATATATGTAGTATGTTGTATAAGGTGATAAAATGGAAAATAAAAATATAGAGGTACAAGGACACTGTCTATCCAATGAAAGTAGTTTTAGAAAAAATCTTATTTCAAGAATAAATAGAATTGCTGGGCAATTAAGAGGAATAGAAAAAATGATATTAAATCATGTAAAGTGTGACGAAATATTAAATCAAGTTGCTTCAGTAAAATCTGCTCTTAATGGAATAGCTAAAGTTGTATTAGAAGCGCATTTAAGAAGTTGTGTAGTAGAAGAGATAAAATCTGGCTTTGAAAAACAAGCAACTTCAGAATTAATAGAAACTTTGAGTAAATTGATGGATAAAAATGGAAATAAAACTCAAGAGAGTAATGATAATATAATAAGAAAAGTAGAAAAACAAATAGCAACAATAAAAGAATGTATAGAAAAAGATGAGTGTTGTAGTAGTATCTTAAAAGAGATAGCACTTATAAAAAATGAACTAGATAGTATGTCTAAGGTAATATTAGAAGGACATATAAGAAATTGTTTAGTAAGAGATATAAAATTAGGTTTAGAGGAAAAAGTAGTAGATGATTTTTTATATACTATTAATAAGATGATAAAATAATAGGAGGTAAATATGAAAAAAATTCTTGTAATAGATGATGAATGGAAAATCAGAAAATTAATAAAGGATTACTTAGTGAGAGAGGGATATATTGTAGATGAAGCTGGAGATGGAGAAGAGGGGATAGAAAAATTTTTTTCAAATATCTATGATATAGTAATTTTGGATATAATGATGCCAAAAATAGATGGATGGAGTGTTTGTAGAAAAATAAGAGAGGAATCACAAGTACCAATTATTATGCTTACAGCTAGAGCAGATGAGAGTGATCAACTTTTTGGATTTGACTTAGAAACAGATGAATATATGGTAAAACCTTTTAATCCAAAACTTCTAGTAGCTAAGGTAAAAGCTTTACTTAGAAGGGATGGAAAGATAATAGATAAGGCACCAATGGTATTTGGAGATTTAGCAATAGATGGAATAAAAAGAGAGGTAAGATTAAAAGATGTAGTTTTAGATCTAACTCCTAAAGAGTATGATTTATTATATTTCTTTGTAGAAAATAAAGGGATCGCCCTGTCAAGGGAGAAAATATTAAACTCAGTATGGGGGTGGGATTATTTTGGAGACTCTAGAACTGTTGATACTCATATTAAGAGATTGAGAAAAAAAATAGGAGATAAGTATGTTCAAACTGTAAGAGGTTTTGGTTATAAGTTTGAGGAGTAATATATGAAAATAAGATGGAAGATGTT
This DNA window, taken from Fusobacterium mortiferum ATCC 9817, encodes the following:
- a CDS encoding response regulator transcription factor; translation: MKKILVIDDEWKIRKLIKDYLVREGYIVDEAGDGEEGIEKFFSNIYDIVILDIMMPKIDGWSVCRKIREESQVPIIMLTARADESDQLFGFDLETDEYMVKPFNPKLLVAKVKALLRRDGKIIDKAPMVFGDLAIDGIKREVRLKDVVLDLTPKEYDLLYFFVENKGIALSREKILNSVWGWDYFGDSRTVDTHIKRLRKKIGDKYVQTVRGFGYKFEE
- a CDS encoding metal-sensitive transcriptional regulator, translated to MENKNIEVQGHCLSNESSFRKNLISRINRIAGQLRGIEKMILNHVKCDEILNQVASVKSALNGIAKVVLEAHLRSCVVEEIKSGFEKQATSELIETLSKLMDKNGNKTQESNDNIIRKVEKQIATIKECIEKDECCSSILKEIALIKNELDSMSKVILEGHIRNCLVRDIKLGLEEKVVDDFLYTINKMIK